A region from the Zonotrichia leucophrys gambelii isolate GWCS_2022_RI chromosome 21, RI_Zleu_2.0, whole genome shotgun sequence genome encodes:
- the ERRFI1 gene encoding ERBB receptor feedback inhibitor 1 — translation MSTAGVAAQEMRVPLKTGFLHTSQGMGSLKTCWGTHSGFENTFFNVEPIAVTYNLNSSTEQHLPSMGHSSNQPSMNDHVAGSCIQVPSQKSSPPPVSPKIEQPISRYDDHLVPGFSKLSLTMGCVSEETPPHMPIKTGPIPFLSASSDRSCRPLPPLPISEDFAPDEVDKEVEFLTSSDTDFLLEDYELPPFKSSAPSRRSFRGCGQINYAYFDSPAGPKPEEANPTQSLNVYISSIYPPPQQLHRRLRRSHSGPAGSLNKPIVRLTGHFNRSSPTSDEDKPEIPPRVPIPPRALKPDYRRWSAEVASSAYSDEDRPPKVPPREPLSRSNSRTPSPKSLPSYLNGVMPPTQSFAPDPKYVSSKALQRQNSEGSSNRVPCILPIIENGKKASSTHYYLLPERPPYLDKYEKFFREAEERSSNTEVQSWSGDCTATSAPIKLDSKPRMDMGGPLKRKHLSYVVSP, via the exons ATGTCAACTGCAGGAGTTGCTGCTCAGGAGATGAGAGTCCCCTTAAAAACCGGATTTCTGCACACCAGTCAAGGCATGGGCAGTCTGAAAACCTGCTGGGGCACCCACAGTGGATTTGAAAA tacttTCTTCAATGTGGAGCCTATAGCAGTGACATATAATTTAAACTCATCAACCGAGCAACATTTGCCATCCATGG GGCACTCTTCCAACCAGCCTTCCATGAATGACCACGTTGCTGGAAGTTGCATCCAAGTCCCATCTCAGAAATCCAGTCCACCTCCTGTAAGTCCCAAAATTGAACAGCCAATTTCAAGGTACGACGACCACCTCGTTCCTGGCTTCAGTAAACTCTCATTGACCATGGGCTGTGTTTCTGAAGAAACCCCTCCTCACATGCCAATAAAAACTGGACCAATTCCATTTCTGTCTGCATCTTCTGACCGCAGCTGCAGGCCACTGCCCCCTCTGCCCATATCTGAAGACTTTGCTCCAGATGAGGTTGACAAAGAGGTGGAATTCCTGACTAGCTCAGACACTGACTTTTTGTTAGAAGATTATGAACTTCCTCCTTTCAAATCCAGCGCTCCAAGCCGGCGGAGCTTTAGGGGCTGTGGACAGATCAATTATGCTTATTTTGATTCTCCAGCAGGACCAAAACCAGAAGAAGCCAACCCTACACAAAGCCTCAATGTGTACATATCCAGTATTTATCCTCccccccagcagctgcatcGGCGCCTGCGAAGGTCCCACTCTGGGCCAGCTGGATCTCTCAACAAACCCATAGTGAGACTAACTGGACACTTCAACAGGTCATCTCCAACTTCTGATGAAGATAAACCAGAGATTCCACCGAGGGTTCCCATTCCCCCACGGGCTCTCAAGCCAGACTACAGGAGGTGGTCAGCAGAAGTTGCTTCCAGTGCATACAGTGATGAAGACAGGCCCCCCAAAGTGCCCCCTCGAGAGCCTTTGTCCCGCAGCAATTCCcgcacccccagccccaaaagccTCCCATCATACCTCAATGGGGTCATGCCCCCCACCCAGAGCTTTGCACCTGATCCTAAATATGTCAGCAGCAAAGCTCTACAAAGACAAAACAGTGAAGGATCTTCCAACAGGGTCCCTTGCATTCTTCCAATTATTGAAAATGGTAAGAAGGCCAGTTCAACGCACTACTATCTGCTACCAGAGAGACCTCCCTATTTGGACAAGTATGAGAAATTCTTCAGAGAAGCAGAGGAGAGGAGCTCTAACACTGAGGTTCAGTCCTGGTCTGGTGACTGCACAGCCACCTCAGCCCCAATAAAACTGGACTCAAAGCCCAGAATGGACATGGGTGGTCCCCTGAAAAGAAAACACCTGTCCTACGTGGTTTCCCCGTAG